A window from Telopea speciosissima isolate NSW1024214 ecotype Mountain lineage chromosome 8, Tspe_v1, whole genome shotgun sequence encodes these proteins:
- the LOC122671937 gene encoding uncharacterized protein LOC122671937 produces the protein MLALTLLSLLLCATCHVSLAFTDGLLPNGKFEQGPKSSQMKGSVVTDIHGIPNWELSGYVEYVKSGQKQGDMVLVVPDEGHAVRLGNDASIKQKVNVTKGMYYAITFTASRTCGQEEKLNISASPDWGVLPIQTLYSSSGWDSYAWAFLADDDSEVEILIHNPGVDDTAACGPLIDSVAMRTLFPPRPTNKNVLKNGGFEEGPYLIPNTTWGVLIPPNIEDDHSPLPGWMVESLKAVKYLDSEHFTIPQGKRAVELVAGKESAMSQVARTFPGKDYALTFAVGDAGNSCSGSMMVEAYAGRASLKVPYESQGKGGSKRALLRFTAVSTRTRVMFLSSYYNTRSDDMASLCGPVLDDVKLIGVRNTRRS, from the exons ATGCTCGCCCTCACTCTCTTGTCGCTGCTACTGTGCGCCACCTGCCACGTCTCTTTAGCTTTCACCGACG GATTATTGCCCAATGGCAAGTTCGAACAAGGGCCCAAGTCTTCGCAGATGAAAGGTTCGGTGGTGACGGACATACACGGGATACCGAACTGGGAGCTATCGGGCTACGTGGAGTACGTCAAGTCGGGCCAGAAACAGGGAGATATGGTTCTGGTCGTACCGGACGAAGGCCATGCGGTGAGGCTAGGTAACGACGCATCCATTAAGCAGAAAGTTAACGTGACCAAGGGGATGTACTACGCAATCACGTTCACTGCATCTCGCACATGCGGTCAGGAGGAGAAGCTCAACATCTCGGCATCACCGGATTGGGGCGTGCTACCCATTCAGACTCTGTACAGCAGTAGCGGTTGGGACTCCTATGCATGGGCGTTCCTCGCCGACGACGACTCAGAGGTTGAGATTCTGATCCACAACCCAGGAGTGGACGATACTGCAGCTTGTGGACCTCTCATTGATTCAGTTGCCATGCGGACCTTGTTTCCACCTAGGCCCACCAACA AGAACGTGTTGAAGAACGGGGGTTTTGAGGAAGGGCCTTACctgataccaaacacaacctggGGAGTTCTGATCCCGCCCAACATCGAAGACGATCATTCTCCACTGCCAGGGTGGATGGTGGAATCGCTCAAGGCTGTGAAATACTTAGATTCTGAACACTTCACCATTCCGCAGGGGAAGCGTGCGGTGGAGCTTGTGGCCGGCAAGGAAAGTGCCATGTCACAGGTGGCTCGAACCTTCCCAGGCAAGGACTACGCATTGACGTTCGCCGTGGGAGACGCCGGCAACTCCTGCAGTGGATCCATGATGGTGGAGGCCTACGCAGGGAGAGCCAGCCTCAAGGTGCCGTACGAATCGCAGGGGAAAGGTGGGTCGAAGCGTGCGCTTCTGCGTTTCACGGCAGTATCGACACGGACAAGGGTGATGTTCCTGAGCAGCTATTATAACACAAGGAGCGATGACATGGCCTCACTCTGCGGGCCTGTCCTCGACGACGTGAAGCTGATCGGGGTTCGCAACACACGACGTAGCTGA